A region from the Lentimonas sp. CC4 genome encodes:
- a CDS encoding PEP-CTERM sorting domain-containing protein (PEP-CTERM proteins occur, often in large numbers, in the proteomes of bacteria that also encode an exosortase, a predicted intramembrane cysteine proteinase. The presence of a PEP-CTERM domain at a protein's C-terminus predicts cleavage within the sorting domain, followed by covalent anchoring to some some component of the (usually Gram-negative) cell surface. Many PEP-CTERM proteins exhibit an unusual sequence composition that includes large numbers of potential glycosylation sites. Expression of one such protein has been shown restore the ability of a bacterium to form floc, a type of biofilm.) — protein MKKILSLFTLTAAVAVTAQATTVDFTTGYSDGNLTDHADWLSQNDNLVVDSATTGAVNLDADSNWSAAMFNEQYSAADAFSIDIDFSFTQTAAANNKDVVSLMFSSEFATGSQLRFGLRRKTDGDYGFFIPGVTNISVLDVATAVQLGFDDAATGDSDQLNIKVDILRNTTDAVANSWDYSITLSNTDLATMYTASGTTVSALLLDDATGLYGGFSSSVTDTVGLVSNRQIQAFSVNGTAIPEPGAFALIAGALALGFVTVRRRK, from the coding sequence ATGAAAAAAATCCTTTCTCTTTTCACTTTAACCGCAGCGGTTGCTGTCACCGCGCAGGCGACGACGGTAGACTTTACTACGGGATACTCGGATGGAAACTTAACTGATCATGCAGATTGGCTTTCACAGAATGATAATCTTGTAGTCGATTCTGCAACTACTGGCGCGGTGAACCTTGATGCTGATAGTAATTGGTCGGCAGCGATGTTTAACGAGCAGTATAGTGCGGCTGATGCGTTCTCGATCGATATCGACTTTTCGTTTACTCAGACTGCTGCTGCTAATAATAAAGATGTTGTTAGCCTGATGTTTTCGAGTGAATTTGCCACTGGGTCTCAATTGCGCTTTGGCCTACGTCGTAAGACTGATGGGGATTATGGATTTTTTATTCCAGGAGTCACAAATATTTCAGTGCTTGATGTGGCAACTGCGGTGCAGTTGGGCTTTGATGATGCAGCTACTGGGGACAGTGATCAGTTGAATATTAAGGTGGATATCCTACGTAATACAACAGACGCGGTTGCAAACTCTTGGGATTATAGCATTACTTTGTCGAATACAGATTTGGCTACGATGTATACCGCGAGTGGAACAACTGTATCAGCGTTGTTGTTAGATGATGCGACTGGACTTTATGGTGGATTCTCTAGTTCCGTCACGGACACGGTTGGACTTGTGTCGAATCGACAAATTCAAGCATTTTCAGTCAATGGGACCGCAATCCCAGAGCCAGGCGCTTTCGCTTTGATCGCTGGTGCACTTGCCCTCGGGTTCGTAACAGTTCGTCGCCGTAAGTAG
- a CDS encoding PEP-CTERM sorting domain-containing protein (PEP-CTERM proteins occur, often in large numbers, in the proteomes of bacteria that also encode an exosortase, a predicted intramembrane cysteine proteinase. The presence of a PEP-CTERM domain at a protein's C-terminus predicts cleavage within the sorting domain, followed by covalent anchoring to some some component of the (usually Gram-negative) cell surface. Many PEP-CTERM proteins exhibit an unusual sequence composition that includes large numbers of potential glycosylation sites. Expression of one such protein has been shown restore the ability of a bacterium to form floc, a type of biofilm.) — protein sequence MKKLLSLFTLTALGAGAAQADTVVEWGAPSGATDIVTATQELGTGADPDIDTPTTYSSGHVASPVVGADYYPNNTGKSPTFNWAGSTTGAGNTQIFNPGNAANPDQIQFVTGNNDDPNFDGMIVWENFVTAPTTDLASFTTSIYRTGSGDLSGNLKFIFQDSADNWFASSDDFVIATGFDTRTLNVTGSTEWLAFTPHVSGDATIGAVASPASLSDVQAVGFYFDITKDGVAGKNAGVSLQHFGVSTVPEPGAFALIAGSLALGFVMVRRRK from the coding sequence ATGAAAAAACTCCTTTCTCTTTTTACTTTAACCGCGCTTGGGGCAGGCGCTGCTCAGGCTGATACAGTGGTTGAGTGGGGTGCCCCATCTGGCGCGACTGATATTGTGACCGCGACACAAGAACTCGGAACAGGAGCAGATCCTGATATCGATACTCCAACGACATATTCGTCTGGTCATGTTGCGAGTCCTGTGGTTGGAGCTGATTACTATCCTAACAATACAGGGAAGTCGCCGACATTCAATTGGGCCGGTAGCACGACTGGGGCAGGCAATACTCAAATTTTTAACCCTGGAAATGCTGCCAACCCCGATCAAATTCAATTTGTCACCGGCAATAACGATGATCCCAATTTTGATGGTATGATCGTGTGGGAGAATTTTGTTACTGCACCTACTACTGACTTAGCTTCTTTTACGACTTCGATCTATCGCACAGGTAGTGGCGATCTAAGTGGTAACTTGAAATTTATCTTTCAAGATAGTGCAGATAATTGGTTTGCGAGTTCAGACGATTTCGTAATCGCAACGGGCTTTGATACGAGAACGCTGAATGTCACTGGTTCGACAGAATGGTTGGCTTTTACTCCACATGTTAGTGGTGATGCTACTATTGGTGCAGTGGCGTCACCGGCGAGCCTTTCAGATGTTCAAGCTGTTGGTTTCTATTTTGATATCACTAAAGATGGGGTCGCGGGTAAGAATGCGGGTGTTTCATTGCAGCACTTTGGTGTTTCAACCGTCCCAGAACCAGGCGCATTCGCATTGATCGCTGGTTCACTTGCGCTCGGATTTGTAATGGTTCGCCGTCGTAAGTAG
- a CDS encoding PEP-CTERM sorting domain-containing protein, with amino-acid sequence MNKILLTTLASGIALAICTSYGATVSPFVNFLDDDSVANDTDLGFNVNSGGLDTTSLTANSDDILTFLLNIDDSGDTGTVWKAALTITGLTAGTVAPEPNAVSASGTGDIIFGSVGTEEAGDQTQLTFNITDITQVSGGAGFDATFAGFTGLTVNRFSTSTDSFTFAGNGYSGDIDNSGGGTGSVTISLSNESSGSTLIDTGTNQWRVEGVTGAFNVTAVPEPGTYALLAGMLALGAVMVRRRK; translated from the coding sequence ATGAATAAAATACTACTCACAACCCTTGCTTCAGGCATTGCGTTAGCAATCTGCACTTCATACGGTGCAACCGTTTCCCCATTTGTAAATTTCTTAGATGATGATTCTGTAGCGAACGACACCGACCTTGGTTTCAATGTTAACTCTGGAGGTTTAGACACAACAAGTCTCACTGCTAATAGCGACGACATATTAACTTTCCTTCTCAATATTGATGACAGTGGAGATACTGGAACTGTCTGGAAAGCTGCACTCACAATCACAGGCCTCACAGCTGGCACCGTTGCACCTGAGCCCAACGCGGTTTCTGCATCTGGCACTGGTGATATCATATTTGGTAGCGTTGGAACTGAGGAAGCAGGCGACCAAACCCAATTAACATTCAACATTACTGATATTACTCAAGTATCAGGCGGCGCTGGATTTGACGCTACTTTCGCTGGATTTACTGGATTAACAGTGAATCGCTTCTCTACTTCGACAGATTCCTTTACATTTGCCGGAAACGGTTATTCTGGCGATATTGATAACTCGGGCGGCGGCACAGGCTCGGTTACCATCAGCCTCAGCAATGAATCGAGTGGCTCAACATTGATCGACACAGGAACCAATCAGTGGAGAGTTGAAGGAGTGACTGGTGCCTTCAACGTGACTGCTGTCCCTGAGCCTGGCACATACGCCCTCCTCGCTGGCATGCTTGCACTCGGTGCAGTCATGGTTCGCCGCAGAAAATAA